In a single window of the Oscarella lobularis chromosome 4, ooOscLobu1.1, whole genome shotgun sequence genome:
- the LOC136186123 gene encoding hepatocyte growth factor receptor-like codes for MTPVGALFLLALQSVLAQPKLSVVVDSSKSTCEMYSGESICNSSRAGRSVFVDRDPRYSQKNLTTHLRNIYDTAAEAGGLIHGVSLECKEALAAAFCYIYFPNCTVVSNHSVERFSICREDCFATLTGSPSCIKNAVDGAYGRLVIDALQLQPSVLGDFQGNCGQFPTVKESNGTCVNIGLADLSTTPMPSSQAATQAATIQSQPSFLPNNCSLDNCSEKTDSPFPIVIVASGASGALVIIIILVVILIICTYRRRRKSRNETYDTQTGSSSHPNAYQGFPLVPLRPSLWDSDTEKKIRKVAIDPDRLQIQDIIGEGSFGKVYKCLLDSSQTVAAKSVKIDPGSDSTKETQSFVMEALRMTDLNHPNVMNLLGICWSPNSDNVRYTSPLVVLPYMMLGDLRTHLRGKRIKTTSHSGGTTTSSNESTPENSLPTTVELVQFGYQVAKGMEYLSARSIVHRDLAARNCMVDWDFKIRVADFGLARALQEDKDYYRMNPKGARIPIRWCALESLTDGLFTIKTDTWSYGVTLWEIMSLGKMPYPGVAVQDIASFLERGDRLDRPSNCPEEIYEVMHQCWLTEAGERPSFEKIAETLADYLGTNIPDGYLSV; via the exons ATGACACCCGTTGGTGCATTGTTTCTGCTGGCGTTGCAATCGGTTTTAGCACAGCCGAAGCTATCGGTAGTCGTCGATTCCTCAAAGTCGACCTGTGAGATGTACAGCGGAGAAAGCATCTGCAACTCGTCCAGAGCTGGAAGGTCGGTGTTTGTTGATCGCGATCCGAGATATTCCCAGAAAAACCTTACCACACATTTGAGAAATATCTACGATACGGCAGCGGAAGCAGGCGGCCTTATCCACGGTGTTTCTTTGGAGTGCAAAGAAGCTCTTGCTGCCGCTTTCTGCTACATTTACTTCCCGAATTGTACGGTCGTGTCAAATCACTCAGTAGAGCGCTTTTCCATATGTCGCGAAGATTGTTTTGCGACTCTAACCGGCAGTCCAAGTTGTATTAAAAATGCGGTTGATGGAGCATATGGACGACTCGTTATCGACGCTCTACAACTTCAACCGAGCGTCCTGGGCGATTTTCAAGGCAACTGTGGTCAGTTTCCAACTGTGAAAGAATCAAACGGAACTTGTGTCAATATTGGGCTTGCAGACCTTTCAACGACGCCAATGCCGTCGTCACAAGCTGCGACACAAGCTGCGACAATTCAATCTCAGCCTAGTTTTCTTCCAAATAACTGCTCACTCGACAATTGCTCTGAAAAGACGGACTCTCCTTTTCCTATTGTCATAGTGGCATCAGGAGCATCCGGTGCACTggtcatcatcattattcTTGTCGTTATTCTAATCATTTGCACGtacagaagacgaagaaaatctcgAAACGAAACTTATGATACTCAGACTGGAAGTAGTAGTCATCCTAATGCATATCAAGGCTTTCCTCTCGTACCTCTTCGCCCGTCTCTTTGGGATTCAGAtacagagaagaaaattcgaaaagttGCTATAGATCCCGATCGTTTGCAAATTCAAGATATCATTGGCGAAG GCAGTTTTGGTAAAGTGTACAAGTGTCTTTTGGATTCTTCACAAACCGTTGCTGCCAAATCTGTCAAAATCG acCCGGGTAGTgattcgacgaaagagacgCAGAGCTTTGTGATGGAAGCTCTACGAATGACCGACTTAAATCATCCCAATGTAATGAACTTACTTGGCATCTGCTGGTCGCCAAATAGCGACAACGTGCGATACACCTCGCCATTGGTCGTTCTTCCCTACATGATGCTGGGTGACCTCCGAACGCATCTGAGGGGAAAGAGAATCAAAACGACATCACATTCGGGTGGTACTACAACTTCTAGTAACGAATCAACTCCGGAG AATTCTCTTCCGACAACTGTAGAACTCGTGCAGTTTGGTTACCAAGTTGCAAAGGGAATGGAATATTTGTCAGCGAGAAGTATCGTGCACCGAGACTTGGCTGCGCGAAATTGCAT GGTAGACTGGGATTTCAAAATTAGAGTTGCTGATTTTGGTCTGGCCAGGGCGCTGCAAGAGGACAAGGACTATTATCGAATGAATCCAAAGGGAGCACGTATTCCCATTCGTTGGTGTGCTTTGGAGAGTCTTACTGATGGCCTCTTCACCATCAAAACCGATACG TGGTCGTATGGAGTGACACTGTGGGAAATCATGAGCCTGGGAAAGATGCCGTATCCTGGAGTAGCTGTTCAGGACATCGCTTCATTTCTCGAAAGAGGAGATCGGTTGGACAGACCCAGTAATTGTCCAGAGGAAAT aTACGAAGTCATGCATCAGTGTTGGCTGACAGAAGCAGGAGAGAGACCATCATTTGAAAAGATCGCCGAAACGCTTGCTGACTATCTGGGAACAAACATTCCAGACGGATACCTTTCTGTGTAA
- the LOC136185912 gene encoding tyrosine-protein kinase HCK-like, with the protein MPIYKPTVQYFTSIGALQEDKDYYRMNPKGARIPIRWCALESLIDGLFTIKTDTWSYGVTLWEIMSLGKMPYPGVAVQDIASFLERGDRLDRPSNCPEEIYEVMNQCWQTEAGERPSFEKIAETLGDYLGTNLPDGYLAV; encoded by the exons ATGCCTATTTATAAGCCTACTGTTCAATATTTTACATCAATAGG GGCGCTACAAGAGGACAAGGACTATTATCGAATGAATCCGAAAGGAGCACGTATTCCCATTCGTTGGTGTGCTTTGGAGAGTCTTATCGATGGCCTCTTTACCATCAAAACCGATACG TGGTCGTATGGAGTTACACTGTGGGAAATCATGAGCCTGGGGAAAATGCCATATCCTGGAGTAGCTGTTCAGGACATCGCTTCATTTCTCGAAAGAGGAGATCGGTTGGACAGACCCAGTAATTGTCCAGAAGAAAT ATACGAAGTTATGAATCAGTGTTGGCAGACAGAAGCTGGAGAGAGACCATCATTTGAAAAGATCGCCGAAACGCTTGGTGACTATCTGGGAACAAACCTTCCAGACGGATATCTTGCTGTGTAA
- the LOC136186133 gene encoding muscle, skeletal receptor tyrosine-protein kinase-like isoform X1, with translation MRRLCSPLGALLIVLFLLALQSVLAQPKLSVVVDSSKSTCEMYSGESICNSSRAGKLVFVDRDSRYSQKEIAGQLKSIDTAAKAGGIFDGISLECKEALVATICYIYLPDCMVVSNHSVERFSICREDCFATINGSPSCTRNADGAAYGRIIFTAIQLQPSVLGDFQPDCSQFPTVKESNGSCVNVGLADIPLPTTTPTPTPTSTPSSQAATIQSQPSFLPNNCSLDNCSEKTDSPFPIVIVASGASGSLVIIIILVVILIICTYRRRRKSRNETYDTQTGRSSRPNAYQGFPLVPLRPSLWDSETEQKIRKVAIDPDRLQIQDIIGEGSFGKVYKCLLDSSQMVAAKSVKIDPSSDPTKETQSFVMEALRMTDLNHPNVMNLLGICWSPNSDNVRYTSPLVVLPYMMLGDLRTHLRGKRIKTTTLSSGVTFSGYTGGTTTSSNEPIVGTNESTTENSLPTTVELVQFGYQVAKGMEYLSARGIVHRDLAARNCI, from the exons ATGAGACGACTATGTTCTCCCCTTGGTGCATTGCTCATAGTACTGTTTCTCCTGGCGTTGCAATCGGTTTTGGCACAGCCGAAGCTGTCGGTAGTCGTCGATTCCTCAAAGTCGACTTGTGAGATGTACAGCGGAGAAAGCATCTGTAACTCGTCCAGAGCTGGAAAGTTGGTGTTTGTCGATCGCGATTCGAGATATTctcagaaagaaattgcagGACAGTTGAAAAGTATCGACACGGCAGCGAAAGCAGGCGGTATTTTCGACGGCATTTCTTTGGAGTGCAAAGAAGCTCTTGTTGCCACTATCTGCTACATTTACCTCCCGGATTGTATGGTTGTGTCAAATCACTCAGTAGAGCGCTTTTCCATATGTCGCGAAGATTGCTTTGCTACTATAAACGGCAGTCCAAGTTGTACCAGAAATGCTGACGGTGCAGCATATGGACGAATCATTTTCACCGCGATACAACTTCAACCGAGCGTCCTGGGCGATTTTCAACCCGACTGTAGTCAGTTTCCAACAGTAAAAGAATCAAACGGAAGTTGTGTCAATGTGGGACTTGCAGACATTCCTTTACCAACAACGACGCCAACGCCAACGCCAACgtcaacgccgtcgtcacaAGCTGCGACAATTCAATCTCAGCCTAGCTTTCTTCCAAATAACTGCTCACTCGACAATTGCTCTGAAAAGACGGACTCTCCTTTTCCTATTGTCATAGTGGCATCAGGAGCATCCGGTTCACTggtcatcatcattattcTTGTCGTCATTCTAATCATTTGCACGtacagaagacgaagaaaatctcgAAACGAAACTTATGATACTCAGACTGGAAGAAGTAGTCGTCCTAATGCATATCAAGGCTTTCCTCTCGTACCTCTTCGTCCGTCTCTTTGGGATTCAGAGACAGagcagaaaattcgaaaagttGCTATAGATCCCGATCGTTTGCAAATTCAAGATATCATTGGCGAAG GCAGTTTTGGTAAAGTGTACAAGTGCCTTTTGGATTCTTCGCAAATGGTTGCTGCCAAATCTGTCAAAATCG ACCCGAGTAGTGATCCAACCAAAGAGACGCAGAGCTTTGTGATGGAAGCTCTACGAATGACCGACCTAAATCATCCCAATGTAATGAACTTACTTGGCATCTGCTGGTCGCCAAATAGCGACAACGTGCGATACACCTCACCATTGGTTGTTCTTCCCTACATGATGCTGGGTGACCTCCGAACGCATCTGAGAGGAAAGAGAATCAAAACGACAACGCTTTCGAGTGGCGTCACATTTTCCGGCTACACTGGTGGCACTACAACTTCTAGTAACGAACCTATTGTTGGAACTAACGAATCAACGACGGAG AATTCTCTTCCGACAACTGTAGAACTTGTGCAGTTTGGTTATCAGGTTGCTAAGGGGATGGAATATTTGTCAGCGAGAGGTATCGTGCACCGAGACTTGGCTGCGAGAAACTGCATCTAA
- the LOC136185913 gene encoding uncharacterized protein: MYSGESICNSSRAGKLVFVDRDSRYSQKEIAGQLKSIDTAAKAGGIFDGISLECKEALVATICYIYLPDCMVVSNHSVERFSICREDCFATINGSPSCTRNADGAAYGRIIFTAIQLQPSVLGDFQPDCSQFPTVKESNGSCVNVGLADIPLPTTTPTPTPTSTPSSQAATIQSQPSFLPNNCSLDNCSEKTDSPFPIVIVASGASGALVIIIILVVILIICTYRRRRKSRNETYDTQTARSSRPNAYQGFPLVPLRPSLWDSETEQKIRKVAIDPDRLQIQDIIGEGSFGKVYKCLLDSSQMVAAKSVKIDPSSDPTKETQSFVMEALRMTDLNHPNVMNLLGKQPFYGKTNEQVVKAVVNGDTLTEPDELRLESLYNIMKTCWRSDPNDRPTFAHLLTTLQEL, from the exons ATGTACAGCGGAGAAAGCATCTGTAACTCGTCCAGAGCTGGAAAGTTGGTGTTTGTCGATCGCGATTCGAGATATTctcagaaagaaattgcagGACAGTTGAAAAGTATCGACACGGCAGCGAAAGCAGGCGGTATTTTCGACGGCATTTCTTTGGAGTGCAAAGAAGCTCTTGTTGCCACTATCTGCTACATTTACCTCCCGGATTGTATGGTTGTGTCAAATCACTCAGTAGAGCGCTTTTCCATATGTCGCGAAGATTGCTTTGCTACTATAAACGGCAGTCCAAGTTGTACCAGAAATGCTGACGGTGCAGCATATGGACGAATCATTTTCACCGCGATACAACTTCAACCGAGCGTCCTGGGCGATTTTCAACCCGACTGTAGTCAGTTTCCAACAGTAAAAGAATCAAACGGAAGTTGTGTCAATGTGGGACTTGCAGACATTCCTTTACCAACAACGACGCCAACGCCAACGCCAACgtcaacgccgtcgtcacaAGCTGCGACAATTCAATCTCAGCCTAGCTTTCTTCCAAATAACTGCTCACTCGACAATTGCTCTGAAAAGACGGACTCTCCTTTTCCTATTGTCATAGTGGCATCAGGAGCATCCGGTGCACTggtcatcatcattattcTTGTCGTCATTCTAATCATTTGCACGtacagaagacgaagaaaatctcgAAACGAAACTTATGATACTCAGACTGCAAGAAGTAGTCGTCCTAATGCATATCAAGGCTTTCCTCTCGTACCTCTTCGCCCGTCTCTTTGGGATTCAGAGACAGagcagaaaattcgaaaagttGCTATAGATCCCGATCGTTTGCAAATTCAAGATATCATTGGCGAAG GCAGTTTTGGTAAAGTGTACAAGTGCCTTTTGGATTCTTCGCAAATGGTTGCTGCCAAATCTGTCAAAATCG ACCCGAGTAGTGATCCAACCAAAGAGACGCAGAGCTTTGTGATGGAAGCTCTACGAATGACCGACCTAAATCATCCCAATGTAATGAACTTACTTG GTAAGCAGCCCTTTTACGGTAAGACGAACGAACAAGTCGTCAAAGCCGTTGTTAACGGCGATACGTTGACGGAGCCAGATGAGCTACGCTTAGAATCGCTCTACAATATCATGAAGACGTGTTGGCGATCCGATCCCAACGATCGCCCCACGTTTGCTCATCTTTTGACCACGTTGCAGGAACTTTAA
- the LOC136186531 gene encoding uncharacterized protein, translating into MNPKGARIPIRWCAVESLIDGLFTIKTDTWSYGVTLWEIMSLGKMPYPGVAVQDIASFLERGDRLDRPSNCPEEIYEVMNQCWQTEAGERPSFEKIAETLVVTVGMVSVLAMATLRVATLHAAQLVEQSWHPHPKFSYVLSNFPVVNLLVVFSSSTTSQSHRSPTAIKPTTTTQTPKGKCELFNDTLASVCEPFRANRTIYVDARPEYSQSQVTHFMSELVRGLAIVTGSIPAPPRCQTLLIEGICVYMMPDCHTDSSGKAIMPRLCKESCERIFKHQHLCHQLFVAASGSSAFLAEVKKFDAIHTDFRDFQCDGLPSQDSGSCYDVLPSLPSSPPPTPRATTNSSAVSPSKAKTRCETKCAFPFSYQGIQYTECTTVGLQYRNFRPWCMTNAANEQMWVNCNCTSADDTIQVNGTCEMYSGGDVCRGSRAGSLVFVDSRYNQSYLNNETIKVFQENNETLSELLSPSCAGSLVTLYCHLLYPDCLTVTKDSQNYSYPSPLCSSDACFTAFEDKGGCASSYQQTIAIYQSSFAKKAITPLHMVSEALNCAQLLSSADSQCMILKTPTSPATSTSKTIIINTSATVAVVLFFAFLSIILLHRRKRRKSQNASSDAQTGRSSCPSDQGFPLVPLCPSFWDSATEEKIRKVAISPDRLQIQDVIGEGSFGKVYRCLLDSSQTVAAKFLKIDSATDPAKEMKSFVMEALQMTDINHPNVMNLLGVCWSPNSDNVRYTSPLVVLPYMMLGDLRTYLRGKRIKTAIGEESLLPTTVELVQFGYQVAKGMEYLSARSIVHRDLAARNCMVDWDLKIKVADFGLARALQEDKDYYRMNPKGARIPIRWCALESLVDGLFTIKTDTWSYGVTLWEIMSLGKMPYPGVAVQGIASFLERGDRLDRPSNCPEEIYEVMNQCWQTEAGERPSFEKIAETLGDYLGTNLPDGYLAV; encoded by the exons ATGAATCCAAAGGGAGCACGTATTCCCATTCGTTGGTGTGCTGTGGAGAGTCTTATTGATGGTCTCTTCACCATCAAAACCGATACG TGGTCGTATGGAGTTACACTGTGGGAAATCATGAGTCTGGGGAAAATGCCATATCCTGGAGTAGCTGTTCAGGACATCGCTTCATTTCTCGAAAGAGGAGATCGGTTGGACAGACCCAGTAATTGTCCAGAAGAAAT ATACGAAGTTATGAATCAGTGTTGGCAGACAGAAGCTGGAGAGAGACCATCATTTGAAAAGATCGCCGAAACGCTTG TTGTGACAG TCGGAATGGTCAGCGTGTTGGCGATGGCA ACGCTTCGCGTGGCCACACTGCATGCGGCGCAGCTAGTCGAACAGAGTTGGCATCCGCATCCCAAGTTTAGTTACGTGCTCTCTAATTTTCCAGTCGTCaaccttctcgtcgttttctcgtcgtcgactacgtcacaatcgcaTCGATCGCCCACCGCGATCAAACCTACAACTACAACGCAAACGCCCAAGGGCAAATGCGAACTTTTCAACGACACATTGGCGAGCGTCTGCGAGCCTTTTCGCGCCAATCGGACGAtttacgtcgacgcgagacCCGAATACAGCCAAAGTCAAGTCACTCATTTCATGTCGGAGCTAGTCAGAGGCCTAGCGATAGTCACTGGGTCAATTCCGGCTCCTCCTCGATGCCAGACGTTGCTCATCGAGGGTATATGCGTCTATATGATGCCCGATTGTCACACGGACAGTTCGGGAAAGGCGATTATGCCGCGTTTGTGCAAGGAAAGCTGCGAGCGAATTTTCAAGCATCAGCATCTCTGTCATCAACTGTTTGTCGCCGCGTCGGGATCGTCTGCTTTTTTAGCAGAGGTGAAAAAGTTTGACGCTATTCACACGGATTTCAGAGACTTTCAGTGTGACGGCTTGCCTTCGCAAGACAGCGGAAGCTGCTACGACGTGCTTCCCA GTTTAccttcttcgccgccgccgacccCCCGGGCGACGACTAATAGCTCGGCCGTCTCTCcatcgaaagcgaagactCGGTGTGAGACAAAATGCGCGTTTCCTTTCTCTTACCAAGGAATACAATATACGGAGTGCACGACGGTTGGATTACAGTATCGGAATTTCAGACCTTGGTGTATGACGAACGCTGCCAATGAACAAATGTGGGTCAATTGTAATTGCACCTCTGCCGACG ATACTATTCAAGTCAATGGCACTTGTGAAATGTACAGTGGCGGAGACGTGTGTCGCGGGAGTCGTGCCGGTTCTCTCGTCTTTGTCGATTCTCGCTACAATCAAAGCTACTTAAACAATGAAACAATTAAAGTTTTTCAAGAAAACAATGAGACTTTAAGTGAGCTTCTAAGCCCATCATGTGCCGGCTCCCTTGTCACTCTCTATTGCCACTTACTGTATCCTGATTGTTTGACTGTGACAAAAGACTCTCAGAACTACTCCTATCCTTCTCCTTTATGCAGCTCAGACGCATGCTTTACAGCATTTGAAGACAAAGGCGGCTGTGCATCTAGCTATCAACAGACAATAGCCATATATCAATCGTCTTTCGCCAAAAAAGCAATCACTCCTCTTCATATGGTTTCCGAAGCGCTGAACTGTGCTCAGTTGCTATCTAGCGCGGATTCTCAATGTATGATTTTGAAGACTCCCACTTCGCCAGCTACGTCAACTTCGAAAACCATAATAATCAACACGTCTGCTACTGTTGctgtcgttcttttttttgcttttctaaGTATTATTCTGTTGCATCGtcgcaaacgaagaaaatctcaAAATGCGAGTTCTGATGCTCAGACTGGAAGAAGTAGCTGCCCTAGTGATCAAGGCTTTCCTCTCGTACCTCTTTGTCCGTCTTTTTGGGATTCAGCTACAgaggagaaaattcgaaaagttGCTATAAGTCCTGATCGTTTGCAAATTCAAGATGTCATTGGCGAAG GCAGTTTTGGTAAAGTGTACAGGTGTCTTTTGGATTCTTCACAAACGGTTGCCGCCAAATTTCTCAAAATTG ATTCGGCTACTGATCCAGCGAAAGAGATGAAGAGCTTTGTAATGGAAGCTCTACAAATGACCGATATAAATCATCCGAATGTAATGAACTTACTTGGCGTCTGTTGGTCACCAAATAGCGACAACGTGCGATACACCTCTCCGCTGGTCGTTCTTCCCTACATGATGCTGGGTGACCTCCGAACGTATCTGAGGGGAAAGAGAATAAAAACAGCAATAGGA GAAGAGAGTCTCCTTCCGACAACTGTAGAACTCGTGCAGTTTGGTTACCAAGTTGCAAAGGGAATGGAATATTTGTCAGCAAGGAGTATCGTTCACCGAGACTTGGCTGCGCGAAATTGCAT GGTAGACTGGGATTTGAAAATTaaagtcgccgattttgGTCTCGCCAGGGCTCTGCAAGAGGACAAGGACTATTATCGAATGAATCCAAAGGGAGCACGTATTCCCATTCGTTGGTGTGCTTTGGAGAGTCTTGTTGATGGTCTCTTCACCATCAAAACCGATACG TGGTCGTATGGAGTTACACTGTGGGAAATCATGAGCCTGGGAAAGATGCCGTATCCTGGAGTAGCTGTTCAGGGCATCGCTTCATTTCTCGAAAGAGGAGATCGGTTGGACAGACCCAGTAATTGTCCAGAAGAAAT ATACGAAGTTATGAATCAGTGTTGGCAGACAGAAGCTGGAGAGAGACCATCATTTGAAAAGATTGCCGAAACACTTGGCGACTATCTGGGCACGAACCTTCCAGACGGATACCTTGCTGTGTAA
- the LOC136186133 gene encoding tyrosine-protein kinase Mer-like isoform X2: MVVSNHSVERFSICREDCFATINGSPSCTRNADGAAYGRIIFTAIQLQPSVLGDFQPDCSQFPTVKESNGSCVNVGLADIPLPTTTPTPTPTSTPSSQAATIQSQPSFLPNNCSLDNCSEKTDSPFPIVIVASGASGSLVIIIILVVILIICTYRRRRKSRNETYDTQTGRSSRPNAYQGFPLVPLRPSLWDSETEQKIRKVAIDPDRLQIQDIIGEGSFGKVYKCLLDSSQMVAAKSVKIDPSSDPTKETQSFVMEALRMTDLNHPNVMNLLGICWSPNSDNVRYTSPLVVLPYMMLGDLRTHLRGKRIKTTTLSSGVTFSGYTGGTTTSSNEPIVGTNESTTENSLPTTVELVQFGYQVAKGMEYLSARGIVHRDLAARNCI; encoded by the exons ATGGTTGTGTCAAATCACTCAGTAGAGCGCTTTTCCATATGTCGCGAAGATTGCTTTGCTACTATAAACGGCAGTCCAAGTTGTACCAGAAATGCTGACGGTGCAGCATATGGACGAATCATTTTCACCGCGATACAACTTCAACCGAGCGTCCTGGGCGATTTTCAACCCGACTGTAGTCAGTTTCCAACAGTAAAAGAATCAAACGGAAGTTGTGTCAATGTGGGACTTGCAGACATTCCTTTACCAACAACGACGCCAACGCCAACGCCAACgtcaacgccgtcgtcacaAGCTGCGACAATTCAATCTCAGCCTAGCTTTCTTCCAAATAACTGCTCACTCGACAATTGCTCTGAAAAGACGGACTCTCCTTTTCCTATTGTCATAGTGGCATCAGGAGCATCCGGTTCACTggtcatcatcattattcTTGTCGTCATTCTAATCATTTGCACGtacagaagacgaagaaaatctcgAAACGAAACTTATGATACTCAGACTGGAAGAAGTAGTCGTCCTAATGCATATCAAGGCTTTCCTCTCGTACCTCTTCGTCCGTCTCTTTGGGATTCAGAGACAGagcagaaaattcgaaaagttGCTATAGATCCCGATCGTTTGCAAATTCAAGATATCATTGGCGAAG GCAGTTTTGGTAAAGTGTACAAGTGCCTTTTGGATTCTTCGCAAATGGTTGCTGCCAAATCTGTCAAAATCG ACCCGAGTAGTGATCCAACCAAAGAGACGCAGAGCTTTGTGATGGAAGCTCTACGAATGACCGACCTAAATCATCCCAATGTAATGAACTTACTTGGCATCTGCTGGTCGCCAAATAGCGACAACGTGCGATACACCTCACCATTGGTTGTTCTTCCCTACATGATGCTGGGTGACCTCCGAACGCATCTGAGAGGAAAGAGAATCAAAACGACAACGCTTTCGAGTGGCGTCACATTTTCCGGCTACACTGGTGGCACTACAACTTCTAGTAACGAACCTATTGTTGGAACTAACGAATCAACGACGGAG AATTCTCTTCCGACAACTGTAGAACTTGTGCAGTTTGGTTATCAGGTTGCTAAGGGGATGGAATATTTGTCAGCGAGAGGTATCGTGCACCGAGACTTGGCTGCGAGAAACTGCATCTAA
- the LOC136186121 gene encoding uncharacterized protein: MEIFYFVCLTHDLTSHYTGLRAIVVDHIDPPSQPLSSDETTMFSPLGALPIVLFLLALQSVLAQPKLSVVVDSSKSTCEMYSGESICNSSRAGKSVFLDRDPKYSQKNISEHLRNIYDTAAKAGSIFDGISLECEEALVATICYIYFPNCMIVSNRSVERFSICREDCVAAFDGSQSCPRKADGRVYGLIAITAIQLRPSVLDDFSPDCSQFPTMKESNESCVNEGLADISLPTTMPTPSSQKTDTEASFPIVIVASGASGALVIILIVVVILIICTYRRRRKSRNETYDTQTGRSSHPNAYQGFPLIPLRPSLWDSDTEKKIRKVAIDPDRLQIQDIIGEGSFGKVYKCLLDSSQTVAAKSVKIDPGSDPTKETQSFVMEALRMTDLNHPNVMNLLGICWSPNSDNVRYTSPLVVLPYMMLGDLRTHLRGKRIKTTSHSGGTTISSNESTPENSLPTTVELVQFGYQVAKGMEYLSARSIVHRDLAARNCMVDWDFKIRVADFGLARALQEDKDYYRMNPKGARIPIRWCALESLTDGLFTIKTDTWSYGVTLWEIMSLGKMPYPGVAVQDIASFLERGDRLDRPSNCPEEIYEVMHQCWLTEAGERPSFEKIAETLADYLGTNIPDGYLSV, encoded by the exons ATGGAAATATTTTACTTCGTATGTTTGACGCAtgatctgacgtcacattatACGGGTTTGCGAGCCATTGTAGTAGACCACATAGACCCGCCCTCTCAGCCCCTCTCATCAGATGAGACGACAATGTTCTCCCCCCTTGGTGCATTGCCCATAGTACTGTTTCTGCTGGCGTTGCAATCGGTTTTGGCACAGCCGAAGCTATCGGTAGTAGTCGATTCCTCAAAGTCGACTTGTGAGATGTATAGCGGAGAAAGCATCTGTAACTCGTCCAGAGCTGGAAAGTCGGTGTTTCTCGATCGCGATCCGAAATATTCTCAAAAAAACATTAGCGAACATTTGAGAAATATCTACGACACGGCAGCGAAAGCAGGTAGTATTTTCGACGGCATTTCTTTGGAGTGCGAAGAAGCTCTTGTTGCGACTATCTGCTACATTTACTTTCCGAATTGTATGATCGTGTCAAATCGCTCAGTAGAGCGCTTCTCCATATGTCGCGAAGACTGCGTTGCTGCTTTCGATGGCAGTCAAAGTTGTCCCAGAAAAGCTGACGGTCGAGTATATGGACTAATTGCCATTACCGCTATACAACTTCGACCGAGCGTCCTGGACGATTTTTCCCCTGACTGTAGTCAGTTTCCAACAATGAAAGAATCAAACGAAAGTTGTGTCAATGAGGGACTTGCAGACATTTCTTTACCAACAACGATgccaacgccgtcgtcacaAAAAACGGACACGGAGGCTTCTTTTCCTATTGTCATAGTGGCATCTGGTGCATCTGGCGCATTGGTTATCATCCTTATTGTTGTCGTTATTCTAATCATTTGCACGtacagaagacgaagaaaatctcgAAACGAAACTTATGATACTCAGACTGGAAGAAGTAGTCATCCTAATGCATATCAAGGCTTTCCTCTCATACCTCTTCGCCCGTCTCTTTGGGATTCAGAtacagagaagaaaattcgaaaagttGCTATAGATCCCGATCGTTTGCAAATTCAAGATATCATTGGCGAAG GCAGTTTTGGTAAAGTGTACAAGTGTCTTTTGGATTCTTCACAAACCGTTGCTGCCAAATCTGTCAAAATCG ACCCGGGTAGTGATCCGACCAAAGAGACGCAGAGCTTTGTGATGGAAGCTCTACGAATGACCGACTTAAATCATCCCAATGTAATGAACTTACTTGGCATCTGCTGGTCGCCAAATAGCGACAACGTGCGATACACCTCACCGTTGGTCGTTCTTCCCTACATGATGCTGGGTGACCTCCGAACACATCTGAGGGGAAAGAGAATCAAAACGACATCACATTCGGGTGGTACTACAATTTCTAGTAACGAATCAACTCCGGAG AATTCTCTTCCGACAACTGTAGAACTCGTGCAGTTTGGTTACCAAGTTGCAAAGGGAATGGAATATTTGTCAGCGAGAAGTATCGTGCACCGAGACTTGGCTGCGCGAAATTGCAT GGTAGACTGGGATTTCAAAATTAGAGTTGCTGATTTTGGTCTGGCCAGGGCGCTGCAAGAGGACAAGGACTATTATCGAATGAATCCAAAGGGAGCACGTATTCCCATTCGTTGGTGTGCTTTGGAGAGTCTTACTGATGGCCTCTTCACCATCAAAACCGATACG TGGTCGTATGGAGTTACACTGTGGGAAATCATGAGCCTGGGAAAGATGCCGTATCCTGGAGTAGCTGTTCAGGACATCGCTTCATTTCTCGAAAGAGGAGATCGGTTGGACAGACCCAGTAATTGTCCAGAAGAAAT aTACGAAGTCATGCATCAGTGTTGGCTGACAGAAGCAGGAGAGAGACCATCATTTGAAAAGATCGCCGAAACGCTTGCTGACTATCTGGGAACAAACATTCCAGACGGATACCTTTCTGTGTAA